One window from the genome of Schistocerca piceifrons isolate TAMUIC-IGC-003096 chromosome 8, iqSchPice1.1, whole genome shotgun sequence encodes:
- the LOC124711627 gene encoding uncharacterized protein LOC124711627 isoform X3 has protein sequence MHRLTPTTDNGLTASACTCCLMRMVANNVRPAMILTRAGHWFTITSLTGVFTTTTRFRLNDERYASTHDGRRVARVFTLEGSTLTCVERGHKLVTTVFHFTAEELKMTIMVDDVVCTRIFEAIRGMELEGFMSAPHQAPHIGKK, from the exons ATGCACCGTCTGACTCCTACCACTGACAATGGTTTAACAGCCAGTGCAT GCACTTGCTGCCTGATGCGGATGGTGGCTAACAATGTGCGCCCGGCCATGATCCTGACGAGGGCGGGACACTGGTTCACGATAACGTCGCTGACGGGCGTCTTCACGACGACCACCAGGTTCCGGCTGAATGACGAGAGGTACGCGTCCACGCACGACGGCCGCCGAGTCGCCCGCGTCTTCACGCTGGAGGGCAGCACACTCACCTGCGTCGAGAGGGGCCACAAACTCGTCACGACGGTGTTCCACTTCACGGCGGAAGAGCTCAAGATG ACTATAATGGTGGACGACGTTGTTTGCACGAGGATATTTGAAGCTATACGTGGCATGGAATTGGAGGGCTTCATGTCTGCTCCTCACCAAGCTCCGCATATCGGGAAGAAGTGA
- the LOC124711627 gene encoding uncharacterized protein LOC124711627 isoform X5: MRMVANNVRPAMILTRAGHWFTITSLTGVFTTTTRFRLNDERYASTHDGRRVARVFTLEGSTLTCVERGHKLVTTVFHFTAEELKMTIMVDDVVCTRIFEAIRGMELEGFMSAPHQAPHIGKK, encoded by the exons ATGCGGATGGTGGCTAACAATGTGCGCCCGGCCATGATCCTGACGAGGGCGGGACACTGGTTCACGATAACGTCGCTGACGGGCGTCTTCACGACGACCACCAGGTTCCGGCTGAATGACGAGAGGTACGCGTCCACGCACGACGGCCGCCGAGTCGCCCGCGTCTTCACGCTGGAGGGCAGCACACTCACCTGCGTCGAGAGGGGCCACAAACTCGTCACGACGGTGTTCCACTTCACGGCGGAAGAGCTCAAGATG ACTATAATGGTGGACGACGTTGTTTGCACGAGGATATTTGAAGCTATACGTGGCATGGAATTGGAGGGCTTCATGTCTGCTCCTCACCAAGCTCCGCATATCGGGAAGAAGTGA